A DNA window from Porphyromonas gingivalis ATCC 33277 contains the following coding sequences:
- the dnaE gene encoding DNA polymerase III subunit alpha, protein MEPFVHLHVHSQFSLLDGQAAINDLVDKAIADGMPGIALTDHGAMFGIKEFYNYVEKKNSGHNATLKDCRRELDQLNDSKSADMLTDEERNRIVKLQQKIEETKKLLFKPILGCEAYCARRTRFDKDNQIPDPYHPRRSIDASGWHLILLAKNLRGYKNLIKMVSYSWTEGQYYRPRIDRELLQKYHEGIIVSSACLGGEIPQHIMAGEIAKAEEAILWFKELFGDDYYLEVQRHETHNPLGNQDVFPQQQRVNRVILELGKKLGVKVIATNDVHFCNEEDAEAHDRLICLSTGKDLDDPNRMRYTKQEWMKTTAEMSAIFEDLPETLSNTLEILDKVEFYSIDNKALMPDFPIPPEYKDDDDYLRFLTYEGARRKYGEDLSDEIKERIDFELETIKGMGFPGYFLIVQDFIAAARSMGVSVGPGRGSAAGSAVAYCLGITDIDPIKYHLLFERFLNPDRISMPDIDVDFDDDGRAEILRWVTEKYGKERVAHIITYGTMATKSSIKDVARVQRLPLPESNRLAKLVPDKIPGEKKVNLKKAIEFVPELKQASLSSDKVMRDTLKYAQMLEGNVRNTGVHACGIIIGKTDISDVVPVSTAPDKDTKEELLVTQYEGSVIEQTGLIKMDFLGLKTLSIIKEALVNIKRRHGIDLNIDTIPLDDPLTYKLYSDGRTIGTFQFESGGMQKYLRELQPSAFEDLIAMNALYRPGPMDYIPSFIARKHGREPIDYDLPEMEEYLKETYGVTVYQEQVMLLSRKLAGFTRGQSDELRKAMGKKLIEKMNVLKVKFLEGGNKNGHPEEVLEKIWTDWEKFASYAFNKSHATCYSWVAYQTAYLKANYPAEYMAGALSRNLNNITEITKLMDECKSMKIGVLVPDVNESEMKFSVNANGDIRFGLSAVKGVGSGAVEQIIAEREANGLYKDIFDFVERINLSACNRKTMESLALAGAFDSFALSREEYMAPPLTGREESYIQALMRYGSVVQEEKHSQSNSLFGEEEDLMIPRPQPSPTEPWNDLERLNKERELVGLYLSSNPMAQYQVILDHYCNTHAADLTDPDSLVGKNLVLAGIVTKAFQGISRSNNPYSKITLEDLSGTGEIPLFGQAHVNFGNYCKEGLYLLIRASVQPHKWKEGEMELVVTSIELLPQVADTLIKKMTILLPASKIDNELIEMLSDELTNNSGKTMLFIKVYDHTETFDVELAQQKSLIKVSPELVNRLKTYEINFALE, encoded by the coding sequence ATGGAACCCTTCGTACACCTGCACGTACACTCCCAATTCTCTCTGCTTGACGGACAGGCCGCTATCAATGATTTGGTGGACAAAGCCATTGCCGACGGTATGCCGGGTATTGCTCTGACCGATCATGGAGCCATGTTCGGCATCAAGGAGTTTTACAACTATGTGGAGAAGAAGAACAGCGGGCACAATGCGACATTGAAGGACTGTAGGCGCGAACTGGATCAACTGAACGACTCGAAGAGTGCCGACATGCTGACCGATGAAGAGCGCAACCGCATTGTCAAGTTGCAGCAGAAGATAGAGGAGACCAAAAAACTCCTCTTCAAACCTATCCTTGGGTGTGAGGCATATTGTGCCCGACGTACGCGATTCGACAAGGATAACCAGATACCGGATCCGTATCATCCCAGACGCTCCATCGATGCCAGCGGTTGGCACTTGATCCTGCTGGCAAAAAACTTGCGAGGGTACAAGAATCTGATCAAAATGGTCAGCTATTCATGGACAGAAGGGCAGTACTACCGTCCGCGTATCGACAGGGAGCTTTTGCAGAAGTATCATGAAGGTATCATTGTCTCTTCGGCCTGTCTGGGAGGAGAGATACCACAGCATATCATGGCAGGAGAGATTGCCAAGGCTGAGGAGGCCATCCTCTGGTTCAAAGAGCTTTTTGGGGACGATTACTATTTGGAGGTTCAGCGACACGAGACGCATAATCCACTCGGCAATCAGGATGTTTTCCCCCAGCAACAGCGTGTAAATCGCGTCATACTGGAGCTTGGCAAGAAGTTGGGTGTCAAAGTTATTGCGACGAACGATGTCCATTTCTGCAATGAAGAAGATGCTGAGGCGCACGACCGTCTGATCTGTCTGAGCACAGGGAAGGATCTGGACGATCCGAACAGGATGCGCTATACCAAGCAGGAATGGATGAAGACTACGGCAGAGATGAGCGCCATATTCGAGGATCTACCTGAGACTCTTTCCAACACATTAGAAATACTTGACAAGGTAGAGTTCTACAGCATCGACAACAAAGCCCTGATGCCGGATTTTCCTATCCCCCCCGAATATAAAGACGATGATGACTACCTGCGTTTCCTTACCTACGAAGGTGCCAGGCGCAAGTATGGAGAGGATCTTTCCGATGAGATAAAAGAGCGTATCGACTTTGAACTGGAAACCATCAAAGGAATGGGGTTCCCCGGCTACTTCCTTATTGTACAGGATTTCATTGCAGCCGCACGAAGTATGGGCGTCTCTGTCGGACCCGGCCGAGGATCGGCAGCCGGTTCGGCGGTAGCTTACTGTTTGGGGATCACGGATATCGATCCGATCAAGTACCATTTGCTTTTCGAGCGTTTTCTCAATCCGGATCGTATCTCCATGCCCGATATAGACGTCGACTTCGATGATGACGGGCGTGCCGAAATACTCCGCTGGGTGACGGAAAAATACGGCAAGGAGAGAGTGGCCCACATCATCACCTACGGTACGATGGCCACAAAGAGTTCTATTAAGGATGTGGCTCGCGTACAGAGGCTGCCCTTACCCGAAAGCAATCGTTTAGCCAAGCTCGTACCGGACAAAATTCCCGGAGAGAAGAAAGTCAATCTGAAGAAAGCAATCGAATTTGTTCCAGAGCTGAAGCAAGCATCGCTAAGCTCCGATAAGGTAATGCGCGATACCCTGAAATACGCCCAAATGCTGGAGGGGAATGTGCGCAATACAGGTGTGCATGCCTGCGGTATCATCATTGGGAAAACGGATATCAGCGATGTCGTTCCGGTCAGTACGGCTCCAGACAAAGACACGAAGGAGGAGCTGCTGGTCACACAATACGAAGGCTCTGTCATCGAACAGACGGGACTGATCAAAATGGACTTCCTCGGGCTGAAAACGCTCTCGATCATCAAAGAAGCTTTGGTCAACATAAAGCGGCGCCATGGCATTGACTTGAATATAGACACGATCCCTCTCGACGATCCTCTTACATATAAGCTATACAGCGATGGACGTACCATAGGTACTTTCCAATTCGAATCCGGTGGGATGCAAAAGTATCTTAGGGAGCTACAGCCCTCTGCTTTCGAGGACTTGATAGCGATGAATGCTCTCTATCGTCCCGGTCCGATGGACTATATCCCTTCTTTTATCGCACGCAAGCATGGGCGTGAGCCTATCGATTACGACCTGCCTGAGATGGAAGAATATCTCAAAGAAACTTATGGTGTGACGGTGTATCAGGAGCAAGTCATGCTTCTGAGTCGCAAGCTTGCCGGTTTTACCCGAGGCCAGAGCGATGAGCTTCGTAAGGCTATGGGCAAAAAACTCATCGAAAAGATGAATGTTCTGAAGGTGAAGTTTCTCGAGGGGGGGAATAAGAATGGACATCCGGAAGAAGTTCTGGAAAAGATCTGGACAGACTGGGAGAAGTTCGCCAGCTATGCTTTCAACAAGAGTCATGCCACCTGCTACAGTTGGGTAGCCTACCAAACGGCTTACCTGAAAGCGAACTATCCTGCTGAATATATGGCAGGAGCATTGAGCCGAAACCTGAATAACATCACGGAAATAACCAAGCTCATGGATGAGTGCAAGTCCATGAAGATCGGCGTATTGGTACCGGATGTGAACGAGTCCGAAATGAAATTCTCAGTAAATGCCAATGGGGATATTCGCTTTGGTCTCAGCGCTGTAAAGGGTGTAGGATCGGGAGCCGTCGAGCAGATCATTGCCGAACGCGAAGCCAACGGGCTATATAAGGACATCTTCGACTTTGTGGAGCGGATCAATCTCTCTGCCTGCAATCGCAAGACGATGGAGAGTCTGGCCTTGGCCGGTGCTTTCGACAGCTTCGCTCTATCCCGGGAGGAATATATGGCTCCTCCTCTGACAGGAAGAGAGGAGTCGTACATACAAGCACTTATGCGCTATGGGTCCGTAGTACAAGAGGAGAAGCACAGCCAGAGCAATTCCCTCTTCGGAGAGGAAGAAGATCTGATGATTCCTCGTCCGCAGCCATCTCCCACCGAGCCATGGAACGACTTGGAAAGGCTCAATAAAGAACGTGAACTCGTAGGGCTCTACCTTAGTTCCAATCCAATGGCTCAGTACCAAGTCATTCTCGATCACTATTGCAATACCCATGCAGCCGATTTGACTGATCCGGATTCCTTGGTCGGGAAAAATTTGGTTTTGGCCGGTATTGTTACCAAGGCTTTTCAGGGAATCTCTCGCTCGAATAATCCGTACTCAAAGATTACGTTAGAGGATCTGTCCGGCACGGGCGAAATACCTCTTTTCGGACAGGCTCATGTAAACTTCGGCAATTATTGCAAGGAGGGGCTGTATCTCCTCATTCGCGCATCCGTTCAGCCTCATAAGTGGAAAGAGGGTGAAATGGAATTGGTCGTGACCTCAATCGAACTGCTACCTCAAGTGGCCGATACATTGATCAAAAAGATGACGATCCTACTGCCGGCATCGAAGATCGACAATGAGCTGATCGAAATGCTGTCTGACGAATTGACAAACAATTCGGGGAAAACGATGTTATTTATCAAAGTGTATGACCATACGGAGACTTTCGATGTCGAACTGGCACAGCAGAAATCGCTGATCAAAGTGTCCCCCGAACTGGTGAATAGATTGAAGACTTATGAGATTAACTTTGCACTTGAATAG
- the rplS gene encoding 50S ribosomal protein L19 → MDFIKIVNEEFKSGKEHPKFNSGDTITVEYRIKEGNKERIQKYRGVVIRISGHGDKKRFTVRKISDGIGVERIFPIESPFIENITVEKYGKVRRAKLYYLRGLTGKKARIKERRVALSSKD, encoded by the coding sequence ATGGATTTTATTAAAATCGTTAACGAAGAGTTCAAATCAGGGAAAGAACATCCCAAGTTTAACAGCGGTGACACCATCACTGTTGAATATCGTATCAAGGAGGGTAACAAGGAGCGTATCCAGAAGTATCGCGGTGTAGTAATACGCATCAGCGGCCACGGCGACAAGAAGCGATTCACTGTTCGCAAAATATCGGACGGTATCGGTGTAGAGCGTATTTTCCCGATCGAAAGCCCTTTCATCGAAAACATTACCGTTGAGAAGTATGGTAAGGTACGTCGAGCCAAACTATATTACCTGCGTGGCCTTACAGGCAAGAAAGCCCGTATCAAAGAGCGTCGCGTAGCTCTTTCTTCTAAAGACTAA
- the glyA gene encoding serine hydroxymethyltransferase yields the protein MKKDSVIFDLIEKEHQRQLKGIELIASENFVSEQVMQAMGSCMTNKYAEGYPGKRYYGGCEVVDQSEQIAIDRIKQLYGAEWANVQPHSGAQANMAVLLACLEAGDTFMGLNLEHGGHLSHGSLVNSSGILYRPIGYNLSEETGMVDYDHMEKMAIEHKPKLIIGGGSAYSREWDYKRMREIADKVGALLMIDMAHPAGLIAAGLLENPVKYAHIVTSTTHKTLRGPRGGIILMGKDFDNPWGKKTPKGEIKKMSALLDSAVFPGVQGGPLEHVIAAKAVAFGEALDPSFKEYQTQVKKNAAVLAQAFMDKGYKVISGGTDNHSMLIDLRPKFPELTGKVAEKALVAADITVNKNMVPFDSRSAFQTSGFRVGTPAITTRGVKEDKMGYIVELIDRVLSAPEDEAVIASVRTEVNRMMADYPLFAW from the coding sequence ATGAAAAAAGACAGCGTAATTTTCGATCTGATCGAAAAAGAACATCAGCGCCAGCTCAAAGGTATCGAGCTGATCGCATCGGAAAACTTTGTAAGCGAACAAGTTATGCAGGCTATGGGTAGCTGTATGACCAATAAGTATGCCGAAGGTTATCCCGGCAAACGCTATTACGGTGGTTGTGAAGTGGTAGACCAAAGCGAGCAAATCGCCATCGACCGTATCAAACAACTCTACGGAGCCGAATGGGCCAACGTACAGCCTCACTCCGGAGCACAGGCCAATATGGCCGTTCTTCTGGCTTGCCTCGAAGCAGGCGATACGTTCATGGGACTAAACCTCGAACACGGCGGCCACCTATCGCACGGCTCACTCGTCAATAGCTCGGGTATCCTCTACCGTCCCATCGGCTACAATCTGAGCGAAGAGACGGGAATGGTGGATTACGACCACATGGAGAAAATGGCCATCGAGCACAAACCCAAGCTGATCATCGGCGGTGGTTCGGCCTATTCTCGTGAGTGGGACTACAAGCGTATGCGTGAGATCGCTGACAAGGTGGGTGCCTTGTTGATGATCGATATGGCACACCCTGCCGGTCTGATCGCTGCCGGTCTGCTGGAGAACCCCGTGAAGTATGCTCATATCGTTACTTCTACGACTCACAAGACACTGCGTGGCCCCCGTGGCGGTATCATCCTTATGGGCAAGGACTTCGACAATCCTTGGGGCAAGAAAACCCCGAAGGGCGAGATCAAGAAGATGAGCGCACTCCTCGACTCTGCCGTATTCCCTGGTGTACAGGGTGGTCCGCTCGAGCACGTTATAGCTGCTAAGGCTGTAGCTTTCGGAGAAGCACTGGATCCTTCGTTCAAGGAATACCAAACGCAGGTGAAAAAGAATGCTGCCGTTTTGGCTCAGGCTTTCATGGACAAAGGCTATAAAGTGATTTCCGGTGGTACGGACAACCACAGTATGCTGATCGATCTTCGTCCGAAGTTCCCCGAACTGACAGGTAAAGTGGCAGAGAAAGCCCTCGTGGCAGCGGATATTACCGTCAATAAGAACATGGTACCGTTCGATTCTCGCTCTGCATTCCAGACATCGGGCTTCCGCGTGGGTACTCCGGCCATCACCACTCGTGGCGTAAAAGAAGATAAGATGGGCTATATCGTGGAGTTGATAGACCGTGTGCTCTCCGCACCGGAGGACGAAGCCGTAATAGCATCGGTTCGTACCGAAGTCAACCGGATGATGGCCGATTATCCTCTCTTTGCTTGGTAA
- a CDS encoding family 20 glycosylhydrolase: MKRLTFGACICCLLSLMACSQKAKQVQIPEYDKGINIIPLPMQLTESDDSFEVDDKTTICVSAEELKPIAKLLADKLRASADLSLQIEIGEEPSGNAIYIGVDTALPLKEEGYMLRSDKRGVSIIGKSAHGAFYGMQTLLQLLPAEVESSNEVLLPMTVPGVEIKDEPAFGYRGFMLDVCRHFLSVEDIKKHIDIMAMFKINRFHWHLTEDQAWRIEIKKYPRLTEVGSTRTEGDGTQYSGFYTQEQVRDIVQYASDRFITVIPEIEMPGHAMAALAAYPQLACFPREFKPRIIWGVEQDVYCAGKDSVFRFISDVIDEVAPLFPGTYFHIGGDECPKDRWKACSLCQKRMRDNGLKDEHELQSYFIKQAEKVLQKHGKRLIGWDEILEGGLAPSATVMSWRGEDGGIAAANMNHDVIMTPGSGGLYLDHYQGDPTVEPVAIGGYAPLEQVYAYNPLPKELPADKHRYVLGAQANLWAEYLYTSERYDYQAYPRLLAVAELTWTPLAKKDFADFCRRLDNACVRLDMHGINYHIPLPEQPGGSSDFIAFTDKAKLTFTTSRPMKMVYTLDETEPTLTSTPYTVPLEFAQTGLLKIRTVTAGGKMSPVRSIRVEKQPFNMSMEVPAPKPGLTIRTAYGDLYDVPDLQQVASWEVGTVSSLEEIMHGKEKITSPEVLERRVVEATGYVLIPEDGVYEFSTENNEFWIDNVKLIDNVGEVKKFSRRNSSRALQKGYHPIKTIWVGAIQGGWPTYWNYSRVMIRLKGEEKFKPISSDMLFQ, encoded by the coding sequence ATGAAACGACTGACTTTCGGAGCATGCATTTGCTGCCTCCTATCTCTTATGGCCTGCTCACAGAAAGCAAAGCAGGTGCAAATCCCCGAATACGACAAGGGTATAAACATCATTCCCTTGCCGATGCAGCTGACCGAATCGGACGACAGCTTTGAGGTCGATGATAAGACCACTATCTGCGTATCTGCCGAAGAGCTAAAGCCTATCGCTAAACTTCTTGCCGACAAGCTAAGAGCATCAGCCGACCTCTCTCTCCAGATAGAGATAGGCGAGGAGCCTTCGGGGAATGCTATTTACATCGGTGTCGATACGGCTCTTCCTCTTAAAGAAGAGGGTTATATGCTCCGATCCGATAAGCGTGGTGTCAGTATCATCGGCAAATCTGCCCATGGTGCTTTCTACGGTATGCAGACTTTGCTCCAGCTCCTTCCTGCCGAAGTGGAATCTTCGAATGAGGTACTGCTCCCCATGACGGTGCCCGGCGTCGAGATCAAGGACGAACCGGCATTCGGCTATCGTGGCTTTATGCTGGATGTATGCCGTCATTTCCTTTCGGTGGAGGACATCAAGAAGCATATCGACATCATGGCCATGTTCAAGATCAATCGTTTCCATTGGCACCTGACAGAGGATCAGGCATGGCGTATCGAAATCAAGAAATACCCACGACTGACCGAAGTGGGGTCTACAAGGACGGAAGGGGACGGTACGCAGTACTCCGGTTTCTACACGCAGGAGCAAGTACGGGATATTGTACAATACGCATCGGATCGTTTCATTACGGTGATTCCCGAGATCGAAATGCCCGGACATGCCATGGCTGCCCTCGCTGCTTATCCGCAGTTGGCTTGCTTCCCACGCGAATTCAAGCCACGGATTATCTGGGGAGTGGAGCAGGATGTTTATTGTGCCGGTAAGGACAGCGTCTTCCGTTTTATCTCTGATGTTATCGACGAGGTAGCACCCCTTTTCCCCGGCACATACTTCCATATCGGAGGGGACGAATGCCCTAAAGATCGATGGAAGGCTTGTTCGCTTTGTCAGAAGCGTATGCGTGACAATGGGTTGAAAGACGAACACGAGCTGCAGAGTTATTTCATCAAACAAGCTGAAAAGGTCTTACAAAAGCACGGCAAGAGACTGATCGGTTGGGATGAAATCCTCGAAGGCGGGCTTGCACCTTCTGCCACCGTTATGAGCTGGCGTGGAGAGGATGGTGGCATCGCAGCGGCTAATATGAATCACGATGTGATCATGACTCCGGGTAGCGGAGGTCTCTACTTGGATCATTATCAGGGAGATCCGACCGTCGAGCCTGTTGCCATCGGAGGTTATGCTCCATTGGAGCAAGTGTATGCTTACAATCCTTTGCCGAAAGAATTGCCGGCCGATAAGCATCGCTACGTGCTCGGAGCACAGGCCAATCTGTGGGCAGAATACCTCTATACTTCCGAACGATACGACTATCAGGCCTATCCAAGGCTACTGGCTGTGGCAGAGCTTACCTGGACACCGTTGGCCAAGAAAGATTTTGCCGATTTCTGTCGCCGTTTGGATAATGCCTGCGTTCGTCTGGACATGCACGGTATCAATTACCACATTCCGCTGCCCGAACAACCGGGTGGCTCTTCCGACTTTATAGCCTTTACGGACAAGGCTAAGCTGACCTTCACGACATCGCGTCCGATGAAAATGGTCTATACGCTGGACGAAACCGAACCGACCCTCACATCGACTCCTTACACGGTCCCTCTTGAATTTGCACAAACGGGCCTTCTGAAGATTCGTACCGTCACGGCCGGTGGGAAGATGAGTCCCGTACGTAGCATTCGTGTGGAGAAACAACCCTTCAATATGTCAATGGAAGTACCGGCACCGAAACCCGGACTGACCATTCGTACGGCTTACGGTGACTTATATGATGTGCCTGATCTGCAGCAGGTAGCCTCATGGGAAGTAGGGACCGTTAGCTCTTTGGAGGAAATCATGCACGGGAAAGAGAAGATAACTTCTCCTGAAGTGCTGGAGCGCAGAGTTGTAGAGGCTACCGGTTATGTGCTTATTCCGGAGGATGGGGTATATGAGTTCTCTACGGAAAACAACGAGTTTTGGATTGATAATGTGAAGCTGATCGACAATGTGGGCGAAGTAAAGAAATTCTCCCGTCGCAATAGCAGTCGTGCCCTTCAGAAAGGTTACCATCCGATCAAGACGATATGGGTCGGAGCCATACAAGGTGGCTGGCCTACTTATTGGAACTACAGCAGGGTAATGATACGGCTCAAGGGAGAAGAAAAGTTCAAGCCGATCTCGTCCGATATGCTCTTTCAATAA
- a CDS encoding DUF1661 domain-containing protein, which yields MVRELKKSRLRTKRFSHHFWGILVSDLGDFRFEFLCD from the coding sequence TTGGTTCGGGAGTTGAAAAAATCTCGCCTGAGAACGAAAAGATTCTCGCACCATTTTTGGGGGATTTTGGTTTCAGATTTGGGCGATTTTCGGTTCGAGTTTCTATGCGATTGA
- the htpG gene encoding molecular chaperone HtpG, producing the protein MSKKGTIGVTSDNIFPVIKKFLYSDHKIFLREIVSNAVDATQKLKTLTSVGEFKGETGDLRVTVSVDEVARTITVSDRGVGMTEEEVEKYINQIAFSSAEEFLEKYKDDKAAIIGHFGLGFYSAFMVSERVDVITRSFREDATAVKWSCDGSPEYTLEPADKADRGTDIVMHIDEENSEFLKKEKIEGLLGKYCKFLTVPIIFGKKQEWKDGKMQDTDEDNQINDTHPAWTKKPADLKDEDYKEFYRSLYPMSEEPLFWIHLNVDYPFNLTGILYFPKIKNNLDLQRNKIQLYCNQVYVTDEVQGIVPDFLTLLHGVIDSPDIPLNVSRSYLQSDANVKKISSHITKKVADRLEEIFKNDRPTFEEKWDSLKLFVEYGMLTDEKFYERAAKFFLFTDMDGHKYTFDEYRTLVEGVQTDKDGQVVYLYATDKHGQYSHVKRASDKGYSVMLLDGQLDPHIVSLLEQKLEKTHFVRVDSDTINNLIRKEERAEVKLSDTERATLVKLFEARLPRDEKKHFNVAFESLGAEGEAILITQAEFMRRMRDMAQLQPGMSFYGELPDSYNLVLNTDHPLIDKVLSGEKESVEPSLTELRAKIAELKTEEAKLLDEEKGKKPEEIPVATKEAKENNAVEQAKTEGSINDQLTKYAQDNELIGQLIDLALLGSGLLTGEALAEFIRRSQRLL; encoded by the coding sequence ATGAGTAAGAAAGGAACAATCGGGGTAACGAGCGACAATATATTCCCCGTCATCAAAAAATTCCTGTACAGCGACCATAAGATATTCCTGCGTGAGATCGTCTCCAATGCCGTGGATGCTACGCAGAAGCTGAAAACGCTTACATCCGTCGGCGAATTCAAAGGCGAGACGGGTGACCTCCGCGTAACGGTCAGCGTGGATGAAGTGGCACGCACGATCACGGTCAGCGACCGCGGCGTGGGGATGACCGAAGAGGAGGTGGAGAAGTACATCAATCAGATTGCTTTCTCCAGTGCGGAAGAGTTTCTCGAAAAGTACAAAGACGACAAGGCTGCCATTATCGGCCACTTCGGACTCGGATTTTACTCGGCTTTCATGGTGTCCGAGCGAGTGGACGTGATCACGCGCTCTTTCCGAGAAGATGCTACGGCGGTGAAATGGAGCTGCGACGGATCGCCCGAATACACGCTCGAACCTGCGGACAAGGCTGACCGTGGCACCGATATCGTGATGCACATCGATGAAGAGAATAGCGAGTTTCTCAAAAAAGAAAAGATAGAGGGTCTCCTTGGAAAATACTGTAAGTTCCTCACTGTGCCGATCATTTTCGGCAAGAAGCAGGAATGGAAAGACGGCAAGATGCAAGATACGGACGAGGACAATCAGATCAACGACACACATCCTGCCTGGACCAAAAAGCCTGCTGACCTCAAGGACGAAGACTATAAGGAATTTTACCGTTCGCTCTATCCCATGTCCGAAGAGCCTCTCTTCTGGATCCACCTCAATGTGGACTATCCGTTCAATCTGACAGGTATCCTCTATTTCCCGAAGATCAAAAACAACTTGGATCTGCAGCGCAACAAGATTCAGCTCTACTGCAATCAGGTTTACGTCACCGATGAAGTACAGGGTATCGTGCCGGACTTCCTCACCCTCCTGCACGGGGTCATCGATTCGCCGGATATTCCCCTCAACGTATCGCGCTCCTATCTGCAGAGCGATGCCAATGTGAAGAAGATCTCGTCTCATATCACCAAGAAGGTGGCAGACCGTCTGGAAGAAATTTTCAAAAACGACCGCCCCACATTCGAGGAGAAATGGGATAGTCTGAAGCTCTTCGTCGAATACGGTATGCTGACGGATGAGAAGTTCTATGAGCGTGCAGCCAAGTTCTTCCTTTTCACCGATATGGACGGACACAAGTACACGTTCGACGAATACCGAACGCTCGTCGAAGGTGTACAGACGGATAAGGACGGACAGGTGGTGTATCTCTATGCTACGGACAAGCACGGACAGTACAGCCACGTGAAACGTGCATCCGACAAAGGCTACAGCGTGATGCTGTTGGACGGTCAGTTGGATCCGCATATCGTGAGCCTGCTGGAGCAAAAGTTGGAGAAGACACACTTTGTCCGTGTCGATAGCGATACGATCAACAATCTGATCCGCAAGGAGGAAAGAGCCGAAGTGAAGCTGTCCGATACGGAGCGCGCCACTCTCGTGAAGCTGTTCGAAGCACGCCTGCCACGGGACGAGAAGAAGCACTTCAATGTAGCTTTCGAATCGCTCGGAGCCGAAGGTGAAGCCATCCTTATCACACAAGCCGAATTCATGCGCCGTATGCGCGATATGGCACAGCTGCAGCCGGGAATGAGCTTCTACGGCGAACTCCCCGATTCGTACAATCTGGTACTTAATACCGATCATCCGCTCATCGACAAGGTACTCTCCGGTGAGAAAGAATCGGTAGAGCCTTCGCTCACAGAGCTTAGAGCGAAAATCGCCGAGCTGAAAACGGAAGAGGCCAAGCTGCTCGATGAGGAAAAAGGGAAGAAACCGGAGGAAATCCCTGTTGCCACGAAGGAAGCCAAGGAGAACAACGCCGTCGAACAGGCCAAAACCGAAGGCAGTATCAACGATCAACTGACCAAATATGCTCAGGACAACGAGCTGATAGGTCAGCTCATCGACTTGGCTCTGCTCGGAAGCGGATTGCTGACGGGAGAGGCTTTGGCCGAATTCATTCGTCGCAGCCAGCGTCTTCTCTGA
- a CDS encoding phosphatidate cytidylyltransferase: MKAVLIRSLSGLVYMALIILPVVLREPALFLAVFAVFIVLGLREFASLVNLNRTRPLRAFMDGLFGAFLFAAIFLYGSDRMDVTIFIPYIFYVLYTMVRSLYSDRHKAGSDNSRTFMGHLYIAATLGLGSLLLVPESIGRELAVGEVADFTPHYFLFVFVLIWLNDTGAFIAGSLFGKHTLFKVISPKKTWEGFIGGLLFTVAGALLAGHYSGSAKHPMELVFFALLVTAMATWGDLYESNLKRNAGVKDSGHIIPGHGGILDRLDSALFVFPAVYLFILIFGL, encoded by the coding sequence ATGAAAGCAGTTTTGATTCGCAGCCTCAGTGGTCTGGTCTATATGGCCCTGATCATCCTTCCCGTCGTACTAAGGGAACCGGCTTTGTTCTTAGCGGTTTTTGCCGTTTTCATCGTGTTGGGACTGCGGGAATTCGCCTCGCTGGTCAATCTGAATCGCACACGTCCCCTTCGGGCATTCATGGACGGACTTTTCGGTGCCTTCCTCTTTGCGGCCATCTTCCTATACGGCAGTGACCGAATGGATGTCACGATATTTATCCCGTATATCTTCTATGTCCTCTACACTATGGTGCGCAGTCTATATTCGGATCGCCATAAGGCCGGATCGGACAATAGCCGCACTTTCATGGGGCATCTGTATATAGCGGCAACGCTTGGTTTGGGTAGTCTTCTGCTCGTGCCCGAAAGTATCGGCAGGGAGTTGGCAGTAGGAGAAGTGGCAGACTTCACGCCTCACTACTTCCTCTTCGTTTTTGTCCTGATATGGCTGAATGATACAGGAGCTTTTATCGCAGGTTCCCTCTTTGGCAAGCATACACTCTTCAAGGTCATATCACCCAAGAAAACATGGGAGGGCTTTATAGGAGGGTTGCTGTTTACTGTGGCAGGTGCATTACTGGCAGGCCACTATTCCGGTTCGGCCAAGCATCCGATGGAGCTGGTCTTCTTTGCTCTACTGGTAACGGCCATGGCCACTTGGGGCGATCTGTATGAGTCCAATCTCAAACGCAATGCAGGAGTGAAGGATTCCGGCCATATCATTCCCGGACATGGAGGTATACTGGACCGGCTGGACAGTGCTCTCTTCGTATTCCCGGCCGTCTATCTTTTCATTCTGATCTTCGGATTGTAA